The following are from one region of the Acidobacteriota bacterium genome:
- a CDS encoding VCBS repeat-containing protein, which yields MPARLTTLLTCGIIALSLAVVPGFAITNTHSIEGYSNVLSVAPGGKVKFSVHVPAGRTQYSVEIFRYGTLDNGGNAIGQSIAGPFSCANGRRRNFDAFNAYVNGAKWPASFTLKVPSATSNGIAPCTLAVIPKTTWRSGYYTAKITDVATGEYFHITFIVKDNAKTQKSIALIASTNTWTAYNFWPGQSWGGSSIYDGCGSPGRFEVTFLRPNPYASPEAHDDVSQCPDLPYYRTEHLAAGELRVAHWLENNGLSYSTLTDWDLASISGVLDPAVFKTVFITTHSEYWSQSMYDALMTYMARGGNVISLSGNTVFWQINLNVTLKNRTLQKLGNWTPQQQAKLLGLGSFGSSGVGNADCVPYDLDLPNHWAFQNLSDKNAIGFAGVILGTTTCLDGGHGAGGWEVDRTDPSVHVFAREYALLAESRNQLQHANLAYMHRASAGQVLSAGSITFGQSLVVDQPLSTVLLTALGRFNKLSFSDFSGDGKPDLLARKPDGTLWRYNGDGLGGLIAGVQIGSAWDGFDIVFSPSDFDGDGNADVIARDFNGGLWLYRGKGDGTLQPSGVQIGTGWQGFDRIVSPGDFDGDGHADLLARKPDGTLWLYSGNGTGGLITPAGPFNTGWQIYDALVAPGDFDEDRFPDLLARKPDGTLWLYRGDGHGNFISGAVQIDANWNQFVEMITPGDFNGDGHADVLGRKADGTLWMFNGSGDGHFQQNGGVMINVGWDVFNTVVGVW from the coding sequence ATGCCGGCCCGACTCACCACTCTGTTGACCTGCGGCATTATCGCGCTTTCGCTCGCCGTTGTTCCAGGGTTTGCCATCACAAATACGCATTCGATTGAAGGATATTCGAATGTGCTGAGCGTGGCTCCCGGTGGGAAGGTCAAATTTTCGGTCCATGTCCCCGCCGGACGAACCCAATATTCCGTCGAGATCTTCCGATACGGCACACTAGACAACGGCGGTAACGCGATCGGGCAAAGCATTGCAGGTCCTTTTTCTTGCGCCAACGGAAGGAGGCGCAATTTCGACGCGTTCAATGCGTATGTGAACGGCGCAAAGTGGCCGGCCTCTTTTACCTTGAAAGTGCCTTCGGCGACCTCGAATGGTATCGCTCCCTGCACTCTCGCTGTGATACCCAAAACTACCTGGCGATCGGGATATTACACTGCCAAAATAACCGACGTCGCAACCGGGGAATATTTCCACATTACGTTCATCGTCAAGGACAACGCAAAAACTCAGAAGAGTATTGCTCTGATCGCGTCCACTAACACGTGGACGGCTTACAATTTCTGGCCCGGCCAGTCCTGGGGTGGATCCTCAATCTATGACGGCTGCGGCAGTCCGGGGCGCTTTGAAGTCACTTTTCTTCGTCCGAATCCTTATGCTTCGCCCGAAGCGCACGACGATGTCAGCCAGTGTCCCGACCTTCCGTACTACCGCACCGAGCACCTGGCAGCCGGGGAACTGCGCGTTGCCCACTGGCTCGAAAACAATGGTCTGAGCTACTCGACCTTGACGGATTGGGATTTGGCTAGCATTTCTGGCGTACTCGATCCCGCGGTATTCAAGACGGTCTTCATCACCACGCACAGTGAATACTGGTCACAATCGATGTACGACGCGCTGATGACCTATATGGCTCGAGGTGGGAACGTCATTTCGCTTTCGGGCAATACGGTCTTCTGGCAGATCAATCTCAACGTCACCCTCAAGAACCGGACCTTGCAGAAGCTAGGCAACTGGACCCCGCAACAACAAGCCAAGTTGCTTGGCCTGGGATCATTCGGGTCTTCCGGTGTGGGCAATGCGGACTGCGTTCCGTATGACCTCGATCTCCCGAACCACTGGGCCTTCCAAAATCTCTCCGACAAGAACGCGATTGGCTTCGCTGGAGTGATTCTGGGTACGACCACGTGTTTGGACGGCGGCCACGGAGCGGGCGGATGGGAAGTGGATCGAACGGATCCCTCCGTGCATGTCTTTGCTCGCGAATATGCCTTGCTGGCGGAGTCGCGCAATCAGTTACAGCACGCCAACCTCGCGTACATGCATCGCGCCTCAGCCGGACAGGTGTTGAGCGCTGGCTCCATCACTTTTGGCCAGAGCCTCGTTGTCGATCAACCGCTGTCCACCGTACTGCTTACCGCACTTGGGAGGTTCAATAAGCTTTCCTTCAGCGACTTCAGCGGCGACGGTAAACCGGATCTACTCGCGCGCAAGCCCGATGGAACTCTCTGGCGTTACAACGGCGACGGATTGGGAGGCCTGATCGCTGGCGTCCAGATCGGCTCCGCGTGGGACGGTTTCGACATCGTGTTTTCCCCCAGTGATTTCGATGGCGACGGCAATGCCGACGTAATCGCGCGCGATTTTAACGGTGGGCTATGGCTGTACCGCGGCAAAGGCGACGGCACGCTTCAGCCCAGCGGAGTGCAGATCGGGACTGGCTGGCAAGGCTTCGACAGAATCGTTTCTCCCGGCGACTTCGATGGCGATGGTCACGCTGATCTATTGGCGCGGAAACCGGACGGTACCCTCTGGCTCTATTCCGGCAACGGGACGGGCGGGTTGATCACTCCCGCAGGGCCGTTTAATACCGGTTGGCAGATCTACGATGCGCTGGTTGCTCCCGGTGACTTCGACGAAGATCGCTTTCCCGATCTGCTGGCCCGCAAGCCCGATGGCACACTCTGGCTCTATCGCGGTGACGGCCACGGGAATTTCATTTCCGGGGCAGTGCAGATCGATGCCAACTGGAATCAATTCGTAGAGATGATTACTCCCGGGGATTTCAACGGCGATGGTCATGCCGACGTCCTTGGCCGCAAAGCCGACGGTACCCTCTGGATGTTTAATGGTTCCGGAGACGGCCACTTCCAGCAGAATGGCGGCGTGATGATCAATGTGGGCTGGGATGTCTTCAACACCGTCGTCGGCGTCTGGTAG
- a CDS encoding serine/threonine-protein kinase: protein MSLTSGTKLGPYEIQSPLGAGGMGEVYRALDTRLDRAVAIKILPAHLADDPEARQRFEREARTISSLNHPNICVLHDIGNSDGMSFLVMEHIQGETLDARLQKGPLPLKLALECGEQICEALDKAHRAGIVHRDLKPGNIMLTSSGAKLLDFGLAKPAVALLGTQPVTGKGQLTPSTPTMNLSALGTPPGALTQQGSIVGTFQFMAPEVLQGQQADARSDIFSFGCVLYEMLTGRRAFEGKSQISVASAILEKEPELVTKVQPMAPASLDHVVHDCLAKDPEARWQNAADIARQLRWIAASGSGVSAAPVVDSRRRWLQHLPWAAVVVALLAALVWASLRQPEPARTIRSFLPPPANTGFDFTGDFSGPPVITSDGTMMAFCARNEKERDAIWVQSLSDLTPKKLEGTDGASFPFWSADSKFIGFFADGRLKKVLAAGGPVTDLADAPNPRGGSWNRDNVIIYEPDYRDSLFRITATGGTPQRLTKFEAGKHTTHRWPKFLPDGKHFIFFATNHSGNAEQGIYFASLADGSYKHVLDSDSDAQYASGYLLYHLQSQLLAQKFDPSTGVVSGDPTPIANLVEYDSGTWHTTFAASENGLLVYEPGSKTLGTDLFWLDRSGKQLSKVAERNFYKGSGRISPDGKRLAVSMGDPQADIWVLDLTRGSRTRLTFGGATHLMPSWSTDGQRVVYVKQFGSTAMSGTTICARLASGGGQEEVLLQSDPSASAAARTLLSPQWSPDGTYMVHIEQSGPTNAAIWALSLTGDKKSFPVVQPQSPQSRIVQFRLSPDGRWLAYSSTESGREEVYVTHFPSGEGRWQVSQNGGTFPQWRADSKELWFIGIDISVQASSVNTNGKEFASDPVRTMFRMNYVAPVGNPFDVAPDGQRLIFSTYPESAPTPLVLVTNWLAELKK, encoded by the coding sequence GACGATCCTGAAGCGCGACAGCGTTTCGAGCGTGAAGCTCGCACCATTTCGTCGCTCAACCATCCCAACATTTGCGTGTTGCACGACATCGGAAATTCGGACGGAATGTCCTTTCTGGTGATGGAGCACATTCAGGGCGAGACTCTGGACGCTCGACTACAGAAGGGGCCGCTGCCGCTGAAGCTGGCACTGGAGTGCGGCGAGCAGATTTGCGAGGCATTGGACAAGGCGCATCGGGCGGGGATTGTCCATCGTGATCTCAAGCCGGGGAACATTATGCTCACCTCCTCGGGCGCTAAGTTGCTGGACTTTGGATTGGCCAAGCCGGCGGTGGCCTTACTGGGAACACAGCCCGTCACCGGCAAAGGACAACTGACACCATCGACTCCGACGATGAATCTCTCGGCTCTAGGCACGCCGCCCGGAGCGCTGACGCAGCAAGGATCGATTGTGGGCACGTTCCAGTTCATGGCTCCCGAAGTTTTGCAGGGACAGCAGGCGGATGCTCGCAGTGACATTTTCAGCTTTGGGTGCGTGCTCTACGAGATGCTGACAGGCCGCCGCGCATTTGAGGGCAAGAGTCAGATCTCGGTAGCATCGGCGATCCTGGAGAAAGAACCGGAACTGGTCACCAAAGTCCAACCGATGGCTCCGGCGTCGTTGGACCACGTCGTGCACGATTGTCTGGCAAAGGATCCGGAAGCCCGCTGGCAGAACGCCGCGGACATTGCGCGCCAGTTGCGCTGGATCGCAGCGAGCGGATCGGGAGTGAGTGCTGCGCCGGTTGTGGATTCACGACGGCGTTGGCTGCAGCATCTGCCGTGGGCTGCGGTGGTGGTGGCGCTGCTTGCGGCGCTGGTGTGGGCAAGTTTGCGGCAGCCTGAACCAGCGCGGACCATACGTTCGTTTTTGCCTCCGCCGGCGAATACAGGATTCGACTTCACCGGCGATTTTTCCGGACCACCGGTGATCACCTCGGATGGCACCATGATGGCGTTCTGCGCGCGCAATGAGAAGGAGCGCGACGCGATCTGGGTGCAGTCGCTCAGCGACCTGACGCCGAAAAAATTGGAGGGCACCGACGGCGCTTCCTTCCCCTTCTGGTCCGCCGACTCAAAATTTATAGGATTTTTTGCGGATGGCCGCCTCAAGAAGGTACTGGCTGCCGGCGGACCCGTGACCGACCTCGCCGATGCGCCTAACCCACGAGGCGGGTCATGGAACCGGGACAACGTCATCATCTACGAGCCGGACTACCGTGATTCCTTGTTTCGAATCACGGCTACGGGCGGGACGCCGCAGCGGCTCACCAAATTCGAAGCGGGCAAGCATACGACGCACCGCTGGCCGAAATTCCTACCCGACGGCAAGCATTTTATTTTCTTCGCGACGAATCACTCCGGGAACGCAGAACAGGGTATCTATTTCGCTTCGCTCGCGGACGGTTCCTACAAGCACGTGCTGGATTCAGATTCCGATGCCCAGTACGCTTCGGGATATCTGCTCTACCATCTGCAGTCGCAATTGCTTGCGCAGAAATTCGATCCGTCTACGGGAGTGGTTTCCGGCGATCCGACGCCGATCGCGAATCTGGTGGAATACGACTCGGGAACCTGGCACACCACTTTTGCAGCCAGCGAGAACGGCCTCCTGGTCTATGAACCAGGATCGAAAACGCTGGGCACCGATCTGTTCTGGCTCGACCGAAGCGGCAAACAGTTGAGCAAAGTCGCAGAGCGAAATTTTTACAAGGGAAGTGGCCGTATCTCTCCAGACGGGAAACGCCTGGCGGTCAGCATGGGCGATCCGCAAGCCGATATCTGGGTGCTCGACTTGACGCGAGGATCGCGCACGCGCCTGACTTTCGGCGGTGCGACTCACCTGATGCCGTCATGGTCGACCGACGGGCAGCGCGTCGTGTATGTGAAACAGTTCGGTTCGACCGCCATGAGCGGGACGACGATCTGCGCGCGGCTGGCGAGTGGCGGCGGCCAAGAGGAGGTTCTCCTGCAAAGCGATCCGTCCGCCTCCGCGGCTGCTCGCACCCTTCTCTCGCCGCAGTGGTCGCCGGACGGAACATACATGGTCCACATTGAGCAGAGCGGTCCGACCAACGCGGCCATCTGGGCGTTGTCCTTGACGGGGGACAAGAAATCTTTTCCCGTCGTGCAACCGCAATCTCCGCAGAGTCGTATCGTTCAGTTCCGTCTCTCGCCCGACGGACGGTGGCTCGCCTACAGTTCGACCGAATCCGGAAGAGAAGAAGTGTACGTCACCCATTTTCCCAGCGGCGAGGGAAGGTGGCAGGTCTCGCAAAATGGAGGCACCTTCCCCCAGTGGCGAGCCGACAGCAAGGAATTATGGTTCATCGGAATCGATATCAGCGTTCAGGCCTCCAGCGTCAATACGAATGGCAAAGAGTTTGCCTCAGACCCGGTCCGTACGATGTTCCGAATGAACTATGTGGCCCCCGTTGGCAATCCCTTCGATGTCGCCCCCGACGGCCAGCGTCTGATCTTCAGCACCTACCCGGAAAGCGCTCCCACGCCGCTGGTACTGGTGACGAACTGGTTGGCGGAGTTGAAGAAGTAG